Proteins encoded in a region of the Thermoplasmata archaeon genome:
- a CDS encoding phenylacetate--CoA ligase, with the protein MNMFWNPKIECMPQEELKKLQYEELKTLVAKLYESNQFYRERMDSKGVKPEDIKCIEDISKLPFMYKQDLRDNYPTKMFTVPNNQIVRYHVSSGTTGKPTLVGYTENDLGYWTEALARSLTSAGVGPEDTLQVCYGYGLFTGGLGLHYGGEKVGATVLPASTGNSERQIELMMDLDVTAIACTPSYFIHLMDVARKMGVDIRKDTKLRVAFLGAEPWSESMKKKIEEETGVETFDIYGTSEQAGPMFTECECHNGIHIPADIMYVEVIDPETEEVLGPGEKGELVVTMLKKEAFPLVRYRIKDMTQIITEPCPCGRTSPRIARITGRADDMLIIRGINVFPSQIEYTLMQIPQVGDQYMIYVTREGALDNMKIQVEIKPEAFSDNMEQMLKLRHNIESALKKYLNIAVTVELKAPGELPRFEGKAKRVIDNRVI; encoded by the coding sequence GTGAACATGTTCTGGAACCCGAAGATCGAATGCATGCCTCAAGAGGAGCTTAAAAAGCTCCAGTATGAAGAACTGAAAACGCTCGTTGCGAAGCTGTACGAATCCAATCAGTTCTATCGCGAGAGGATGGATTCAAAAGGCGTCAAGCCCGAGGATATCAAGTGTATCGAAGATATTTCGAAGCTCCCGTTCATGTACAAACAGGATCTTCGTGACAACTATCCAACCAAGATGTTCACAGTCCCCAACAACCAGATCGTCAGGTACCACGTTTCGTCAGGTACCACCGGAAAACCCACATTGGTAGGGTATACGGAGAACGATCTCGGATATTGGACGGAGGCTTTGGCAAGATCACTGACCTCGGCCGGTGTTGGTCCCGAAGATACCCTCCAGGTCTGTTATGGATACGGTTTGTTCACCGGAGGACTCGGACTTCACTACGGAGGAGAGAAAGTAGGTGCTACAGTTCTTCCCGCAAGTACTGGAAACTCTGAAAGACAGATCGAGCTCATGATGGATCTGGATGTAACCGCAATTGCCTGTACTCCTTCATATTTCATCCACCTGATGGATGTGGCCAGGAAGATGGGTGTCGACATTAGGAAAGATACGAAGCTCAGGGTCGCATTCCTCGGAGCCGAGCCGTGGTCGGAATCCATGAAAAAGAAGATTGAGGAAGAGACTGGAGTAGAGACGTTCGATATCTACGGAACCTCGGAGCAGGCTGGACCAATGTTCACAGAATGCGAATGCCATAACGGAATACACATCCCTGCCGACATCATGTATGTGGAAGTCATCGATCCGGAGACAGAAGAGGTCCTTGGACCGGGAGAAAAGGGAGAACTGGTCGTAACCATGCTCAAGAAGGAAGCATTCCCTCTGGTGAGATACCGTATCAAGGATATGACACAGATCATTACTGAGCCCTGTCCGTGCGGAAGAACTTCGCCCAGGATTGCTAGGATTACTGGAAGGGCGGACGATATGCTGATTATCCGCGGAATCAATGTCTTCCCCTCACAGATCGAGTACACTCTGATGCAGATACCCCAGGTCGGAGACCAGTATATGATCTACGTCACCAGAGAGGGCGCATTGGATAATATGAAAATCCAGGTGGAAATCAAGCCTGAGGCGTTCAGCGATAATATGGAACAGATGCTGAAGCTGAGGCATAACATCGAATCCGCTTTAAAGAAATACCTCAATATCGCAGTCACTGTAGAGCTCAAGGCTCCCGGAGAACTTCCAAGGTTCGAGGGTAAGGCCAAGAGGGTAATTGACAACAGGGTGATCTGA
- a CDS encoding amino acid-binding protein, translating to MMSNIIKQLSIFVNNEPGRLAHITSVLKECKINMRAFNLAESTEFGILRTIVENPDEAYDALKAKGIIVKKTDVIGVYLVDTPGALFDAADALGKANINIEYGYAYSYKDKAIFFIRVDDPEKAVEVIGKEGIKLVSESEI from the coding sequence CTGATGTCCAACATAATCAAGCAGCTATCGATCTTCGTGAACAACGAGCCTGGACGCCTGGCGCACATCACGTCTGTGCTGAAGGAATGCAAAATCAACATGAGGGCTTTCAATCTGGCCGAATCTACAGAGTTCGGAATCCTGAGGACTATCGTTGAGAATCCCGATGAGGCCTATGATGCCCTGAAAGCAAAGGGAATCATCGTCAAAAAGACGGATGTCATCGGAGTGTACCTTGTCGATACTCCCGGTGCTTTGTTTGATGCCGCTGACGCTCTTGGAAAGGCAAATATAAACATTGAGTACGGATACGCCTACTCCTACAAGGACAAGGCCATCTTCTTCATCAGGGTCGACGATCCTGAGAAGGCGGTCGAGGTCATTGGAAAAGAGGGCATCAAACTGGTGTCTGAATCGGAGATTTGA
- a CDS encoding translation elongation factor 1 alpha-related protein → MGNLNIAVLGAKDYAGKIGKKGTVTDMTFYEYKDGHDSFTLIEPSKFPEKLSSLFYSVAMSEFVILVVDKIDSFLGETIVMVDSLGIDKGFVVLQNYIQPEQLAPLLAGTSLEHYEPREDDPIKLREELIGMAKAQAKTTGDGTCGSCPVDSHFNVKGVGTVVLGSVIDGYFKVHDKMTVFPTKKEVILKSIQKHDIDAQDGIKGDHVGLALRGIESEELDRGFVVTTDPSVKMSRSVSGKVSLVKFWATPLKEGMVVHIGHWMQMLPCRITAVDNGDDFRSAQVTFEMDDDMIHKPGDKAIIMYLEGGKLRVAGSIVLP, encoded by the coding sequence ATGGGAAACCTGAACATCGCCGTACTGGGCGCAAAAGACTACGCTGGGAAGATAGGGAAGAAGGGTACTGTCACGGACATGACCTTCTATGAGTACAAGGACGGGCATGACTCGTTCACTCTCATAGAGCCGTCGAAGTTCCCGGAAAAGCTTTCTTCACTGTTCTATTCGGTGGCGATGTCAGAGTTTGTCATACTGGTAGTGGATAAGATTGACTCATTCCTGGGGGAGACTATCGTTATGGTCGATTCCCTCGGCATCGACAAAGGTTTCGTCGTTCTCCAGAACTACATTCAGCCGGAACAGCTGGCCCCCCTCTTGGCGGGAACGTCCCTGGAGCATTATGAGCCCCGTGAGGACGATCCTATCAAGCTGAGGGAAGAGCTAATCGGAATGGCAAAGGCCCAGGCAAAGACTACAGGTGACGGAACATGCGGATCCTGTCCAGTCGACAGTCATTTCAATGTCAAGGGAGTAGGCACCGTCGTCCTAGGTTCCGTCATAGACGGATACTTCAAGGTCCATGACAAGATGACTGTATTCCCAACAAAGAAGGAGGTCATCCTCAAATCCATCCAGAAGCATGATATCGATGCTCAGGACGGTATCAAGGGCGACCATGTCGGTCTTGCTCTTAGAGGGATCGAATCCGAGGAGCTGGACAGGGGATTCGTGGTAACTACCGATCCTTCTGTTAAGATGAGCCGTTCGGTCAGCGGAAAGGTCTCGTTGGTGAAATTCTGGGCAACTCCTCTCAAAGAGGGGATGGTCGTCCATATCGGCCACTGGATGCAGATGCTTCCCTGCAGGATAACGGCAGTGGACAACGGTGATGACTTCAGGTCCGCCCAGGTCACGTTCGAGATGGATGACGATATGATCCACAAACCTGGAGACAAGGCCATCATCATGTATCTTGAAGGTGGAAAGCTCAGGGTCGCTGGGTCGATAGTGCTTCCTTGA
- a CDS encoding phenylacetate--CoA ligase gives MAFWNEDIETMPREELQKMQLRLLKEKVTEMYGKSEFFRKRMDEAGVKPEDINSFEDFRRVPFMKKTDLRDNYPDKLFVVPYDDLVRIHVSSGTTGKPTVVGYTKKDLDNWTEALARGMTSFGMTKKDVVQNMHGYGLFTGGLGVHYGAERIGATVLPISTGNTNRQIQLMQDLPVTALAGTPSYYFHIADVCDQMGVDIRKDTKVRKGIAGGEPWSESMRKKLEQRTGIKTYNCYGASEFYGPMFLECEEQNGLHLWADLAYVEILDENDQPCKEGQRGAIVITMLQKEAFPLIRYRIGDISAIDWTPCKCGRTHPRLMRISGRTDDMLVVRGVNVFPSQIESVIGELSWLSPFYHLTLTNENYMDNLLVEVELTEESLTEDMVKLNKMSIELSRRLKDVLNIKAEVKLCLPGTLPRFEGKSVHVTDKRSYE, from the coding sequence ATGGCTTTCTGGAACGAAGATATCGAAACTATGCCTCGCGAGGAACTTCAGAAGATGCAGCTCCGCCTGCTGAAAGAGAAGGTAACGGAGATGTACGGGAAGTCCGAGTTCTTCCGCAAGAGGATGGATGAAGCAGGTGTCAAACCCGAGGATATCAACAGTTTCGAGGATTTCAGGAGGGTGCCTTTCATGAAGAAAACAGACCTCCGCGATAACTATCCAGACAAGCTCTTTGTTGTCCCCTATGACGATCTTGTGAGGATTCACGTATCTTCAGGAACCACCGGAAAGCCGACCGTTGTAGGATACACCAAAAAAGACCTTGATAATTGGACCGAGGCATTGGCTAGGGGCATGACTTCCTTCGGTATGACGAAGAAGGATGTCGTCCAGAACATGCACGGATACGGTCTGTTCACCGGAGGTCTAGGAGTTCATTACGGTGCTGAGAGGATAGGGGCAACCGTCCTCCCCATCAGTACCGGAAACACCAACAGGCAGATTCAATTGATGCAGGACCTCCCAGTGACTGCATTGGCAGGAACTCCGTCGTATTACTTCCACATCGCAGACGTCTGTGACCAGATGGGGGTCGACATCAGAAAGGACACCAAGGTCAGGAAGGGAATCGCCGGAGGCGAGCCTTGGTCCGAGAGCATGAGGAAGAAACTCGAACAGCGTACCGGTATCAAGACATACAACTGTTACGGGGCAAGCGAGTTCTACGGGCCTATGTTCCTCGAATGCGAAGAGCAGAACGGATTGCACCTATGGGCGGACCTAGCATACGTCGAGATCCTTGACGAGAATGATCAGCCGTGCAAAGAAGGGCAGAGGGGGGCCATCGTGATCACCATGCTTCAGAAGGAAGCATTCCCGCTTATCAGATACAGAATCGGGGATATCTCTGCCATCGATTGGACGCCATGTAAATGCGGAAGGACCCATCCGAGACTCATGAGGATATCAGGAAGGACCGATGACATGCTCGTGGTCCGCGGTGTCAATGTCTTCCCAAGCCAGATCGAGAGTGTCATAGGTGAGCTTAGCTGGCTGTCGCCATTCTACCACCTGACTCTTACCAACGAGAACTACATGGACAACCTTCTTGTCGAGGTAGAACTGACGGAGGAATCACTCACCGAAGATATGGTGAAGCTGAACAAAATGTCCATTGAGCTATCGAGAAGGCTCAAGGATGTACTCAACATCAAAGCTGAAGTCAAGCTCTGTCTTCCCGGTACACTTCCGAGATTCGAGGGCAAGTCAGTCCACGTTACGGATAAGCGCAGCTACGAGTGA
- a CDS encoding mRNA surveillance protein pelota — protein MRILAEDPSNESIKLQVESDEDLWHLYNIIEVEDLVIASTTRREEKSADKIRAEKMEKKRMTLGIRIKKIEFSEDDLRLKLLGTIETGPQDIGQHHTLIFENGDNLTIQKKKWRATQLERVKRAVSESKKPRIVFVSLDQDEATIAVLRQFGLKEVATVRSGRSGKQYEEKPSIDGYHGEIHSKLKTLLEPNMPLVLLGPGFEKETLAEDLKKIDSELYKKIHVYHTGQSGMVGINELMKAGMGADVLRESSVGVELEAVEQLMTAIAKDGLGTYGPNEVMNAAMAGAVDKLLILDSKVREQDLDDIVRAVENQKGSVIIVSSQHDGGKELAALGGMGAILRYKM, from the coding sequence ATGCGCATTCTGGCAGAGGATCCATCTAACGAGAGCATCAAGCTGCAGGTGGAAAGCGACGAGGACCTTTGGCATCTATACAACATCATAGAGGTTGAGGATCTGGTCATCGCTTCGACAACAAGACGCGAAGAGAAGTCTGCCGACAAGATCAGAGCAGAGAAGATGGAAAAGAAGCGCATGACCCTGGGCATCAGAATAAAGAAGATAGAATTCTCCGAGGACGACCTCCGCCTCAAGCTTCTGGGAACGATCGAGACAGGGCCTCAGGACATCGGACAGCACCACACCCTGATATTCGAGAACGGTGACAACCTTACCATCCAGAAGAAGAAATGGAGGGCAACTCAGCTTGAGAGAGTCAAACGTGCTGTGAGCGAATCCAAGAAACCTCGCATCGTATTCGTCTCCTTGGATCAAGATGAGGCCACCATAGCTGTGCTGAGGCAGTTCGGACTTAAGGAGGTGGCGACCGTTCGTTCGGGGAGATCCGGAAAACAGTATGAAGAGAAACCGTCAATCGACGGTTACCACGGAGAGATCCATTCAAAATTGAAGACTCTGCTCGAGCCCAACATGCCCTTAGTCCTGCTTGGTCCCGGATTCGAGAAGGAGACACTTGCAGAAGATCTCAAGAAGATAGATTCTGAACTGTACAAGAAGATTCACGTCTACCACACCGGTCAGTCGGGAATGGTAGGGATCAACGAACTCATGAAGGCAGGAATGGGTGCCGACGTGCTGAGAGAATCGTCTGTAGGCGTAGAATTGGAAGCGGTCGAACAGCTGATGACTGCTATCGCCAAAGACGGTTTGGGGACCTACGGGCCCAATGAGGTCATGAATGCAGCCATGGCAGGTGCAGTTGATAAACTGCTGATCCTTGACAGCAAGGTACGTGAACAGGACCTGGATGACATAGTCCGTGCGGTAGAGAATCAGAAGGGATCGGTCATCATCGTATCATCCCAGCATGACGGGGGAAAGGAACTGGCGGCCCTTGGCGGCATGGGTGCAATCCTTCGTTACAAGATGTGA
- a CDS encoding carbamoyl phosphate synthase small subunit, translating to MTGGYLVLQDGTVFDGQLFGADIEKAGEVVFLTGGVDGYQELITDPANKGKIIVFTYPLIGNYGVSNEFNESGKVHVNGIVVRELCTEPSEFYNGTLLGDFMAEKGAVGLTGVDTRELTLKIRKDGSMKGKIVKEGADINKVVEELKSIKIDRSVKDVSHKDVKKFDNGKDVTVAVIDCGTRCGLYKSLGERFNVIRFPYDAKADEIIKSGVKGVIISSGPGCPCSKEMAVTVETIKGLSGKLPIMGIAAGSELIALAFGAKLKMMKCGHHGCNQPVKINGRICMTSQSQDLAIDPESIGATELTVTQTNLNDNVIEGFKHSKLPIYGYEYHPEGGTGQGDTVFLYDDFLAVIKGGLQ from the coding sequence ATGACAGGAGGCTACCTGGTCCTGCAAGACGGGACTGTATTTGATGGTCAGCTTTTCGGTGCAGACATCGAGAAAGCTGGAGAAGTAGTGTTTTTGACCGGAGGGGTCGACGGATATCAGGAATTGATAACCGACCCGGCCAACAAAGGAAAGATAATTGTCTTCACCTACCCTCTGATCGGAAATTATGGCGTTTCGAACGAATTCAATGAATCCGGTAAGGTTCATGTGAATGGAATTGTGGTCAGGGAACTTTGTACGGAACCCTCCGAGTTCTATAACGGAACATTGCTTGGCGATTTCATGGCCGAGAAAGGCGCAGTTGGGCTGACAGGTGTCGACACCCGTGAACTCACACTTAAGATCCGTAAGGACGGATCGATGAAAGGAAAGATCGTCAAGGAAGGGGCCGATATAAACAAAGTCGTGGAAGAACTCAAATCGATAAAGATCGACAGGTCCGTGAAGGATGTTTCCCACAAAGATGTCAAGAAGTTCGACAACGGCAAGGACGTCACCGTCGCTGTCATAGACTGCGGTACCAGGTGCGGTCTATACAAGTCTCTGGGCGAGAGGTTCAATGTCATAAGATTCCCTTATGATGCCAAAGCCGATGAGATCATCAAATCAGGTGTCAAGGGTGTAATAATCTCCAGCGGACCGGGATGTCCCTGCTCCAAGGAGATGGCGGTCACCGTGGAGACCATAAAGGGACTCTCTGGAAAGCTGCCGATTATGGGAATCGCTGCCGGTTCCGAACTGATCGCCCTCGCATTCGGTGCAAAGCTCAAGATGATGAAGTGTGGGCACCATGGATGCAATCAGCCTGTCAAGATCAACGGACGCATATGCATGACCTCACAGTCGCAGGATCTGGCCATCGATCCCGAGAGCATAGGTGCTACCGAACTCACAGTAACGCAGACAAACCTCAATGACAACGTCATCGAAGGTTTCAAGCACTCCAAACTGCCGATCTACGGATACGAATACCATCCGGAGGGAGGCACAGGTCAGGGGGACACGGTGTTCCTCTATGACGATTTCCTTGCTGTCATCAAGGGGGGATTGCAATGA
- the carB gene encoding carbamoyl-phosphate synthase large subunit, with product MKKDYKKVLVIGSGPIVIGQAAEFDFSGTQACRSLREEGYKTVLVNSNPATIQTDTETADAVYIEPLNAETVAKIIEKEGVDGVVSGMGGQTGLNICSELAENGTLERLHCELIGTQPDAIAKSEDRELFKEAMMKIGEPIPMSESVNTIDEAIAAANKIGRYPVLVRPAFTLGGTGGGIAYNEAELREITAHGLAYSRIHQVLIEESVLGWKEIEFEVMRDSNDSCIIICNMENIDPMGIHTGESIVCAPILTLSEKDVDKLRNSAIKVMRELNIEGGCNVQFAFNPRNGDYRLIEVNPRVSRSSALASKATGYPIARVSMKIGLGYTLDEIPNKVTGTTMSAFEPSVDYVVLKIARWPFDKFRTVDRHLGTQMKSTGETMAIGRTFEECLLKGLRSLEIGVNGLDRFDVLDKDIDDLLRHATDQRIFVMGEALRRGWNPEKIAELTNWDVFFIRKLKNIINMENKIKAGLTPEVLKEAKLMGFSDETIGELSGKASLDIREQRKKQGLIPVFKMVDTCAGEFEAKTPYFYSTYGCRESESVQVKDKKKVVIVGGGPIRIGQGIEFDYCCVHGVMALQEEGVDAVIVNNNPETVSTDFDMSDRLYFEPLTLGDVLNVIEAEDADGVICQYGGQTSVNLAVDLEKALAGTKTKVLGTSPDDMDVAEDRRRFSKLMDELKIKQPASGTGYSFEEAKQIAEDIGYPVIVRPSYVLGGRAMEIVYSADDLKTYVESAVKVSRNHPILIDKYLTDAIEIDVDCVADGTDVYVGGILEHVEYAGCHSGDATMVMPPKMIGQDTVNEILDITKKVALALHIKGLMNLQLAVKGKEIYMIEANPRASRTVPFISKATGIQMAKIATKIMLGKKLKDFGLTGYKQLDHYAVKEVVFPFLKLPGVDSILTPEMKSTGEVMGIDEDFYAACYKAQVAAGCNYPVDAGGVYITVNDNDKEKILPSAKALDELGFTIYATKGTAKYLIENGVPVATLYKVSENMAPNAMSAMREGKIQMIINTPTQKSGAIRDGAAMRRLAVELQIPIITTIQGAEMTVGAIKVARHGKTGVRSITEYHRLVN from the coding sequence ATGAAGAAGGATTACAAGAAGGTCCTGGTCATAGGTTCTGGACCTATAGTCATCGGTCAGGCAGCAGAGTTCGACTTCTCAGGAACCCAGGCCTGTCGTTCTCTGAGGGAGGAAGGCTACAAGACCGTCCTTGTGAATTCCAACCCCGCTACGATCCAAACAGATACGGAGACTGCAGATGCAGTCTACATCGAGCCTCTGAATGCCGAAACGGTAGCCAAGATCATCGAGAAAGAAGGTGTTGATGGTGTAGTCTCTGGTATGGGTGGACAGACCGGTCTGAACATCTGTTCGGAATTGGCAGAGAACGGAACATTGGAAAGACTCCACTGCGAACTCATCGGAACTCAGCCCGACGCCATTGCCAAATCGGAGGACAGAGAGCTGTTCAAGGAGGCGATGATGAAGATCGGTGAGCCGATCCCCATGTCTGAGAGCGTCAACACGATCGATGAGGCAATCGCCGCTGCCAACAAGATCGGAAGGTACCCTGTACTGGTCAGACCTGCATTCACATTGGGAGGAACAGGCGGAGGTATCGCTTACAACGAGGCTGAACTTAGGGAGATTACAGCCCACGGTCTCGCATACAGTCGTATCCACCAGGTTCTGATCGAAGAATCGGTCCTCGGATGGAAAGAGATAGAGTTCGAGGTGATGAGGGACTCGAATGACAGTTGTATCATCATCTGTAATATGGAGAACATCGATCCGATGGGAATCCATACCGGTGAGAGCATAGTCTGCGCACCTATCCTGACCCTTTCGGAGAAGGATGTGGACAAGCTCAGGAACTCCGCAATCAAGGTGATGAGAGAGTTGAACATCGAGGGAGGATGCAATGTTCAATTCGCATTCAACCCGAGGAACGGGGACTACAGGCTGATCGAAGTCAACCCTCGTGTGTCCCGTTCATCTGCCTTGGCTTCCAAGGCTACCGGATACCCTATTGCAAGAGTATCCATGAAGATAGGTCTCGGATACACTCTCGATGAGATTCCCAACAAGGTCACGGGAACAACGATGTCCGCTTTTGAGCCTTCGGTCGACTACGTCGTGCTGAAGATAGCGAGATGGCCTTTCGACAAGTTCCGTACAGTGGACAGACATCTCGGTACGCAGATGAAATCCACCGGAGAGACGATGGCCATCGGCAGGACCTTCGAGGAGTGTCTTTTGAAAGGCCTCAGGTCCTTGGAGATCGGTGTGAACGGTCTGGACAGGTTCGATGTCCTGGACAAGGACATAGACGATCTGCTTAGACATGCAACTGACCAGCGCATCTTCGTCATGGGAGAGGCACTCAGGAGAGGCTGGAATCCCGAGAAGATCGCTGAGCTCACCAACTGGGATGTCTTCTTCATCAGGAAATTGAAGAACATCATCAACATGGAGAACAAGATCAAGGCCGGACTCACGCCCGAGGTCCTCAAAGAGGCAAAGCTCATGGGATTCTCCGATGAGACCATCGGAGAGCTGTCCGGAAAGGCATCCTTGGACATACGCGAGCAGAGGAAGAAGCAGGGCCTCATCCCTGTATTCAAGATGGTCGACACATGTGCCGGAGAGTTCGAGGCAAAGACCCCGTATTTCTATTCCACATACGGTTGCAGAGAATCGGAGTCGGTGCAGGTCAAGGATAAGAAGAAAGTAGTCATCGTCGGAGGAGGTCCCATCAGGATCGGACAGGGAATAGAGTTCGATTACTGCTGTGTGCACGGAGTCATGGCCCTTCAGGAGGAAGGTGTCGATGCGGTCATCGTCAACAACAACCCCGAGACTGTATCTACAGACTTCGATATGTCCGACAGACTGTATTTCGAGCCGCTCACCCTCGGGGATGTTCTGAACGTCATTGAGGCAGAGGATGCTGACGGTGTCATCTGTCAGTACGGAGGACAGACGTCCGTTAACCTTGCGGTTGATTTGGAAAAGGCCCTCGCAGGTACCAAGACGAAGGTCCTGGGAACATCTCCGGACGACATGGATGTGGCAGAGGACAGACGCAGGTTCTCCAAATTGATGGATGAGCTGAAGATCAAGCAGCCCGCATCAGGTACCGGATATTCCTTCGAGGAGGCTAAGCAGATCGCAGAGGACATTGGATACCCTGTTATCGTCAGGCCCTCCTATGTTCTTGGAGGCAGAGCGATGGAGATCGTCTACTCTGCCGATGACCTCAAGACCTATGTCGAGAGCGCCGTCAAAGTCTCTAGGAACCACCCCATCTTGATCGATAAGTATCTCACAGATGCAATCGAGATCGATGTCGACTGTGTCGCGGACGGAACCGATGTCTATGTCGGAGGAATCCTTGAGCATGTCGAATATGCGGGATGCCACTCCGGGGATGCGACCATGGTCATGCCTCCCAAGATGATCGGACAGGATACTGTGAATGAGATCCTGGACATCACAAAGAAGGTCGCTTTGGCACTTCACATCAAAGGTCTGATGAACCTCCAGCTGGCGGTCAAGGGCAAGGAGATCTACATGATCGAGGCCAACCCCAGAGCGTCCAGGACAGTACCGTTCATCTCCAAGGCCACCGGAATCCAGATGGCCAAAATAGCCACCAAGATCATGCTCGGAAAGAAGCTGAAGGACTTCGGATTGACAGGATACAAGCAGTTGGACCATTATGCTGTGAAGGAAGTTGTCTTCCCGTTCCTAAAGCTCCCCGGAGTGGATTCTATCCTAACACCTGAGATGAAATCCACCGGAGAGGTCATGGGTATCGACGAGGACTTCTATGCTGCATGCTACAAGGCACAGGTCGCTGCAGGATGCAACTACCCTGTGGATGCAGGCGGAGTCTACATCACCGTGAACGACAACGATAAGGAGAAGATTCTCCCATCTGCAAAAGCACTGGACGAGCTTGGATTCACCATCTATGCCACTAAAGGGACCGCCAAGTATCTCATCGAGAACGGTGTGCCTGTGGCGACCCTCTATAAGGTGAGTGAGAACATGGCCCCCAACGCAATGAGCGCCATGAGAGAGGGTAAGATCCAAATGATCATCAACACCCCGACTCAGAAGTCTGGAGCCATCAGGGATGGAGCGGCCATGAGGAGACTCGCGGTCGAACTTCAGATTCCGATCATCACAACAATCCAGGGTGCCGAGATGACTGTTGGTGCCATCAAGGTCGCCAGACACGGTAAGACTGGTGTTAGAAGCATCACAGAGTACCACAGACTGGTGAACTGA